One window of the Actinomyces wuliandei genome contains the following:
- a CDS encoding single-stranded DNA-binding protein: protein MAGDTVITVVGNLTADPEMRFTPSGAAVASFTVASTPRTFDRQAQEWRDGETLFMRCSIWRDAAENVAESLTKGTRVIVQGRLVQRSFTTREGENRTVVEMQVDEIGPSLRYAKAQVTRNPRGGQGGGQGGFGGQGGPQGGFGGQPQGGFGGQGGQQGGFGGQPSYNAPAGGAPDDPWATGGSTSFGDEPPF, encoded by the coding sequence ATGGCTGGAGACACTGTCATCACCGTCGTGGGAAACCTGACGGCGGACCCCGAGATGCGCTTCACCCCGTCCGGGGCTGCGGTCGCGTCGTTCACCGTGGCCTCCACGCCGCGCACCTTTGACCGCCAGGCCCAGGAGTGGCGTGACGGGGAGACCCTGTTCATGCGCTGCTCCATCTGGAGGGACGCTGCGGAGAACGTGGCGGAGTCCTTGACCAAGGGCACCCGTGTCATCGTCCAGGGGCGCTTGGTCCAGCGGTCCTTCACCACCCGTGAGGGGGAGAACCGCACCGTGGTAGAGATGCAGGTCGATGAGATCGGCCCCTCGCTGCGGTACGCCAAGGCCCAGGTCACCCGCAACCCGCGTGGCGGCCAGGGGGGAGGCCAGGGTGGCTTCGGCGGCCAGGGAGGTCCCCAGGGCGGTTTTGGTGGTCAACCGCAGGGTGGTTTTGGCGGCCAGGGAGGGCAGCAGGGCGGCTTTGGCGGCCAACCCAGCTACAACGCCCCGGCTGGCGGCGCCCCCGACGACCCCTGGGCCACGGGTGGCTCCACCTCATTCGGGGACGAGCCCCCGTTCTGA
- the rpsF gene encoding 30S ribosomal protein S6, with amino-acid sequence MRHYEIMIILDPATDERTVGSALEKMLQVVPSSGGTVDKVDIWGKRRLAYEINKKSEGIYAVVDMTVTPETARELDRQLGLNETVLRTKLLRPEA; translated from the coding sequence ATGCGTCACTACGAGATCATGATCATCCTCGACCCTGCCACGGATGAGCGCACTGTCGGCTCCGCGCTGGAGAAGATGCTGCAGGTTGTCCCCAGCAGCGGGGGCACCGTGGACAAGGTCGACATCTGGGGCAAGCGCCGCCTGGCCTATGAGATCAACAAGAAGTCCGAGGGCATCTACGCCGTTGTGGACATGACGGTGACCCCTGAGACCGCTCGGGAGCTCGACCGCCAGCTCGGCCTCAACGAGACTGTCCTGCGTACCAAGCTGCTGCGCCCCGAGGCCTGA